A section of the Streptomyces sp. NBC_00178 genome encodes:
- a CDS encoding tyrosine-type recombinase/integrase codes for MADGGALRQGTEVGRRSPAGRFPDRAAARCEAPHRRLRRTGRDGHVFLGPQSGQLRRSNFRDDWINAREKAGITVNAHFHDLRHTGNTLAASGASLRELMTRMGHSTPRAALIYQHMVNGRDREIADRLRSMIRKERGDVDSEWASDTCVARP; via the coding sequence GTGGCAGACGGGGGCGCTCTTCGACAAGGCACCGAAGTCGGACGCCGGAGTCCGGCCGGTCGCTTTCCCGACCGAGCTGCTGCCCGATGTGAAGCTCCACATCGACGCCTACGCCGGACCGGCCGCGATGGACACGTCTTCCTCGGCCCCCAGAGCGGTCAGCTCCGCCGGAGCAACTTCCGGGACGACTGGATCAATGCGAGGGAGAAGGCGGGCATCACGGTGAACGCTCACTTTCACGATCTTCGGCACACGGGCAACACCCTCGCAGCGTCCGGGGCGAGCCTCCGGGAGTTGATGACCAGGATGGGCCACAGCACCCCGCGGGCTGCGCTGATCTATCAGCACATGGTCAACGGTCGTGACCGTGAGATCGCCGATCGGCTCCGTTCGATGATCCGCAAGGAGCGCGGCGACGTGGATTCCGAGTGGGCTTCTGACACGTGTGTGGCACGGCCGTAA
- a CDS encoding cytidine deaminase, with the protein MKLDQVLVNAAVELMNRRWPEGEPGGAAAVRLADGGILTSVGLDNMHGSVALCQETGAFIQAYTQDRNVTASVCVCRDMERRRILILPPCGICQERLALWGPSVEVAVPREDDPTRWEARSLAEVNPYYWGQHFADGSTDGQWPSQGQHSE; encoded by the coding sequence ATGAAACTCGATCAAGTGCTTGTGAATGCGGCCGTGGAACTCATGAACCGACGCTGGCCCGAGGGCGAACCCGGCGGAGCAGCTGCTGTGCGGCTCGCCGACGGTGGCATCCTGACCAGCGTCGGCCTTGACAACATGCACGGCTCGGTTGCGCTCTGCCAGGAGACTGGGGCCTTCATCCAGGCTTACACCCAGGACCGAAACGTCACTGCCTCTGTCTGTGTCTGTCGTGACATGGAGCGCCGCAGAATATTGATCTTGCCGCCTTGTGGCATCTGCCAGGAAAGGCTTGCGCTCTGGGGACCGTCCGTTGAAGTCGCCGTCCCACGGGAAGACGACCCAACTCGCTGGGAGGCGCGCTCGCTCGCGGAAGTGAACCCCTACTACTGGGGGCAGCATTTCGCCGACGGTTCCACCGACGGACAGTGGCCTTCCCAAGGCCAGCACTCCGAGTGA
- a CDS encoding thioredoxin domain-containing protein, producing MRWAAVCAVGILALTGCGSRAAQTGAEDKSPYLSTEELPEKLGADGTTVTVGDPDAEVTVHLYEDPRCPVCEEFETTGGGPGLREATVRRTAKSEYTLASFLDDRMGGSGSKKAVNALRAALEEGKFAEYHEVLYANQPEEAVDGYTDAFLLKLAGQVEGLRGPEFDAAVKTMKYRTFVTTSQKAYERAGGKEDPRGPGTPTAVINDKRIPAEYNGILFDRSAFTHILKTIHAKPNQWARTHL from the coding sequence ATGCGGTGGGCTGCGGTGTGTGCCGTAGGGATCCTTGCGTTGACGGGCTGCGGCTCGCGGGCTGCCCAGACAGGGGCAGAGGACAAGAGTCCATATCTGTCTACGGAGGAGTTGCCGGAGAAGCTCGGCGCGGACGGCACAACGGTCACGGTGGGGGATCCGGACGCGGAAGTCACAGTGCACCTGTATGAAGATCCACGGTGCCCGGTATGCGAGGAGTTCGAGACCACTGGCGGCGGACCGGGGCTGCGCGAGGCAACGGTGCGGCGGACAGCGAAGTCCGAGTACACCCTGGCCTCGTTCCTGGACGACCGGATGGGCGGCAGCGGTTCGAAGAAGGCAGTGAACGCGCTGCGCGCTGCTCTGGAGGAGGGCAAGTTCGCGGAGTACCACGAAGTGCTGTACGCCAACCAGCCCGAAGAGGCCGTCGACGGCTACACCGACGCCTTCCTGCTGAAACTCGCCGGCCAGGTGGAGGGCCTGCGCGGCCCGGAGTTCGATGCGGCCGTCAAGACCATGAAGTACCGCACCTTCGTCACTACTTCCCAGAAGGCATACGAGCGGGCCGGCGGCAAGGAAGATCCCAGGGGCCCCGGAACACCCACCGCAGTCATCAACGACAAGCGGATCCCCGCTGAATACAACGGGATCCTTTTCGACCGCTCGGCCTTCACCCACATCCTCAAGACGATCCACGCCAAACCCAATCAATGGGCCCGCACGCACCTGTAA